The genome window GTAAGAGTATCGTTAAGAAACCAACAAATTCTAGAATCAAAATGAAGCTATAAAATAAGATAATGTATACACCAACAAATATTCAAGATTTATTCTTAAAATTCTTATCAGAATTTTTCTGATTTTCCAACTGTCCATAGCCAACCAAGAGAGACGCCAACAAGTATACCGCTTAACATCCATAGAGCAAGCAAATTGCCCAAAGTGTTCTGCTCTGGACCCTAGAAAATCGTAAACATGCAAGGTTTTGATAATAATAATTCACGAAATCCTACAATTTTAGTGAAGGTTAGAAAATAAACTAACCTTGTACCCCTTAGGGACCAATGTGTAAATGCATACAGTGAGATATCCATTGGACAATCCCAAATATGATACCAGAAGAATCATCCATCCTTGATCACCATATCTAGCAGTGAAGTAAAAGGCTGGAATCAACAAGAATCTAGAAAGAGATGTGATTAGCAATCCCTTTCTTGATTCCCACTTCAAGCACTTGAAGATGGGAATGTAGGATGAAATCAAATCAGTGATGTTGTACACAGAGATCAAAACAAGTGGGTACCTAAACATATAATcacaaatgtttttttaattaaaattcacttTCAAACttaaaggcatgaagagatagTGAAACGGTAAATTATTACCATTCTCCTAGCCTATGCAATCCAGTATCTTCATACAAAAATCCAGGCAAAATAGATAGGGTCAAGACATATGTAAGGAATAAGGCAAATGCATGGTCAATGTTTTGAAGAAAAAGCTTCTTAGTTCCTAACCGCTCTTGTTCATTAAGATCACATTCAACCTATACACAAAGTTCAAAACCTCTAAGTACATTAGTAAAACTATGAGCATAAAAAAAATCTCAAGTTTAAATAAATTACTTGTTGGTTTGTCTGGATTCCGGCAACTGCAAGATCTGCTGCAACTGTTGTTGCTCCTTCTGAAGATGCTTTTGAACGGTAATACTTAACTATAGACAATTTtggaaaataaaaggcatatacCAGAACACTTAGAAGTTCAAAAAATGTTGAGATGGCTAGACTTAACACTG of Vicia villosa cultivar HV-30 ecotype Madison, WI unplaced genomic scaffold, Vvil1.0 ctg.000828F_1_1, whole genome shotgun sequence contains these proteins:
- the LOC131631455 gene encoding equilibrative nucleotide transporter 6-like, coding for FEKSKNGLRKGALLSLAISTFFELLSVLVYAFYFPKLSIVKYYRSKASSEGATTVAADLAVAGIQTNQQVECDLNEQERLGTKKLFLQNIDHAFALFLTYVLTLSILPGFLYEDTGLHRLGEWYPLVLISVYNITDLISSYIPIFKCLKWESRKGLLITSLSRFLLIPAFYFTARYGDQGWMILLVSYLGLSNGYLTVCIYTLVPKGYKGPEQNTLGNLLALWMLSGILVGVSLGWLWTVGKSEKF